A portion of the Malania oleifera isolate guangnan ecotype guangnan chromosome 3, ASM2987363v1, whole genome shotgun sequence genome contains these proteins:
- the LOC131150429 gene encoding uncharacterized protein LOC131150429 isoform X5 encodes MEHTDTVVQESVLLINQNEYLGKDNEDTCIPINVQKATMSETRQKNCTRLQDQEDGRLADSTLFIVGEPEQDIAQIDPLPRDSIKAIHSDPIGGSGEYGCCNHSRGAEVLASEVHAAGQYEEHNTEATNSTSLGNRDKELALFYEEKSKNKMKKIVPGSTTLEKLESTAENDLTLLNCEKASGAANKIIELESANEVNRSHQLGEEMILGDKIHSQKGSRIHSYERKGKGKSLSEGDANERMSKEEDDIHDSVESSNGARLSITGNKRWSLEEKLFGSKRVKKQMRESPPSTSFRQDSSFLNWISNVTKGFPKSDQGGTPFALTLPHPNHEHESNEQKNFLCMENQDSGCRMGFRSIFQSLYWPNKRAQDVKMLISQCETGEGSKKIVLANNINDVNSIPSACLAEDDNLGSQYLLPNEKFDRLRSGDEEGPSTRPLNSSTKFSAILDNCTINSAELRKICNPESHTEKDAASSSNSLGKRKTSSADNNDFDPQTRGKEIDNDHCRLGSLWITRFAAKTPGCVLNTEDCSQRKCQFIKKSTDYSRLLPCSQNHVDSFKDKKKIEIREYCSREPLSALGEELQHCVSNAEASFGSKRTKANNDGKFRYKLNPISPSFSFRSSEAIATVFGRRLDAFKHIIPSNETDNTDHPITACLFCGLRGHNLQDCPEIAESELEDLIRNIVASDRGEKATCWCVRCFQLNHWAVACPIVSSRKQHQLEYNASLFNRCNSSRMHLYTGNESTTKLLESKKIQIQVPGAHLFSTTRSHKMDMDPTSKQKMMELMNTDKVISNSKQVKCIASSCGESLKEKQITALCSCVNQQISGMPTLVFDTMKKLRVSRTDILKWMKSHTSLLPLDGFFLRLRLGNWKEGLGGTGYHVACVTVTGAQQKRLTKGSRNPISVNIGGVECLVESRNISNHDFLEDELMAWWCSALKAGGKVPSEEDLKLKLEERKKLGL; translated from the exons ATGGAGCATACAGACACAGTGGTTCAAGAATCTGTTCTGCTTATCAATCAGAATGAATATTTAGGAAAAGATAATGAGGATACATGCATTCCAATCAATGTGCAAAAAGCCACTATGTCTGAGACTAGACAGAAGAACTGTACAAGATTGCAAG ATCAGGAAGATGGCAGATTAGCTGATTCTACATTATTCATAGTAGGTGAACCAGAACAAGATATTGCACAAATTGATCCACTGCCCAGAGACTCTATTAAAGCAATACACTCTGATCCCATTGGTGGAAGTGGAGAATATGGCTGTTGCAATCATTCACGAGGAGCAGAGGTTTTGGCCTCTGAAGTTCATGCTGCGGGACAGTATGAAGAACACAATACCGAAGCAACCAATTCCACATCCTTGGGAAACAGAGACAAGGAATTGGCTTTATTCTATGAagaaaaaagcaaaaataaaatgaaaaaaattgtgCCTGGTAGCACCACTCTAGAAAAATTGGAGTCAACTGCTGAAAATGATTTAACGCTTCTGAATTGTGAAAAGGCTTCTGGTGCAGCGAATAAGATAATAGAATTAGAATCAGCCAATGAAGTTAATAGGAGCCATCAGCTGGGTGAAGAGATGATTCTTGGGGACAAAATTCATTCTCAAAAAGGCAGCAGAATCCATAGTTATGAAAGGAAGGGCAAAGGAAAGTCTTTATCAGAGGGAGATGCTAATGAGAGGATGTCAAAAGAGGAGGATGACATCCATGACAGCGTTGAAAGTTCTAATGGGGCTCGGTTATCCATAACAGGAAATAAGCGATGGAGCTTGGAAGAAAAACTGTTTGGTAGTAAAAGAGTCAAAAAACAGATGAGAGAGAGTCCTCCTTCCACATCTTTTAGACAAGACAGCTCTTTTCTGAATTGGATATCAAACGTGACTAAGGGGTTTCCCAAATCTGATCAAGGGGGGACGCCTTTTGCTCTCACTCTCCCACATCCCAATCATGAGCATGAAAGCAATGAGCAGAAAAACTTCTTGTGCATGGAAAACCAAGATTCTGGGTGCAGAATGGGATTCCGTTCTATTTTTCAGTCCTTGTATTGGCCAAATAAAAGGGCTCAGGATGTAAAAATGTTGATTAGCCAATGTGAAACAGGAGAAGGGTCTAAGAAAATTGTGCTTGCTAATAACATAAATGACGTCAACAGTATTCCATCAGCCTGTCTTGCGGAAGATGATAACCTTGGCAGTCAATATCTTTTGCCAAATGAGAAGTTCGACCGATTGCGGTCTGGAGATGAAGAAGGGCCATCAACCCGGCCTCTGAATTCATCGACTAAATTTTCTGCCATTCTAGATAACTGCACCATAAACTCCGCAGAGTTGAGAAAAATATGTAACCCAGAAAGTCATACAGAGAAAGATGCAGCAAGCTCATCAAATTCTTTGGGGAAGCGTAAAACCAGCAGTGCTGATAACAATGATTTTGATCCTCAAACTAGGGGCAAAGAGATTGATAATGATCACTGTCGTCTTGGTAGCTTGTGGATAACTCGATTTGCTGCAAAAACTCCTGGGTGTGTGCTAAATACAGAGGATTGCAGCCAACGAAAATGCCAATTTATTAAAAAATCCACTGATTACTCTAGGCTTCTTCCTTGTTCTCAGAATCATGTCGATTCTTTTAAGGACAAGAAAAAAATTGAGATCAGGGAGTACTGCAGTAGAGAGCCATTGAGTGCTTTAGGTGAAGAATTGCAACATTGTGTTTCCAATGCTGAGGCTTCTTTTGGTTCCAAAAGAACCAAGGCAAATAATGATGGGAAGTTCAGGTATAAACTGAACCCTATTTCCCCTTCCTTTAGCTTTAGAAGTTCAGAGGCTATTGCTACAGTCTTTGGAAGGAGATTGGATGCTTTCAAACACATCATACCATCAAATGAAACAGATAACACAGATCATCCAATAACAGCCTGTTTATTTTGTGGCCTAAGAGGACATAATTTACAAGATTGCCCAGAGATAGCAGAAAGCGAACTGGAGGATCTGATAAGAAATATTGTTGCATCTGATCGGGGAGAAAAGGCAACTTGTTGGTGTGTTAGATGTTTTCAGCTCAATCATTGGGCTGTAGCATGTCCTATTGTTTCATCCAGAAAACAGCATCAATTGGAATACAATGCTTCTTTGTTTAATCGATGCAATTCTAGTAGAATGCATCTTTATACTGGAAATGAAAGCACTACAAAGCTGCTGGAAAGCAagaaaatccaaattcaagtaCCTGGTGCACATTTGTTTAGCACCACAAGAAGTCATAAGATGGACATGGATCCTACTTCGAAGCAGAAAATGATGGAGCTGATGAACACTGACAAGGTAATTTCAAATTCAAAGCAAGTGAAGTGCATTGCTTCTAGTTGTGGGGAAAGCTTGAAAGAGAAGCAGATTACAGCTTTGTGCAGTTGTGTCAATCAGCAGATTTCAGGCATGCCCACACTAGTCTTTGACACCATGAAGAAGCTTCGTGTGTCTCGCACAGATATCCTCAA ATGGATGAAAAGCCATACTTCACTCTTGCCTCTTGATGGTTTTTTCCTGCGCTTGCGGCTCGGGAATTGGAAAGAAGGGCTGGGGGGAACAGGCTACCACGTGGCTTGCGTAACTGTGACTG GGGCACAACAAAAGAGATTAACAAAGGGATctagaaatcctatttcagtgaACATTGGAGGGGTTGAATGCTTAGTTGAAAGTCGAAATATTTCCAACCATGATTTCCTTGAG GATGAGCTCATGGCATGGTGGTGCTCGGCCTTGAAAGCTGGGGGTAAAGTTCCATCTGAAGAAGATTTGAAACTGAAACTTGAGGAGAGAAAAAAGCTGGGCTTGTGA
- the LOC131150429 gene encoding uncharacterized protein LOC131150429 isoform X4, with the protein MLASQYVNQLMVTIQELKSCYAGNGDKMEHTDTVVQESVLLINQNEYLGKDNEDTCIPINVQKATMSETRQKNCTRLQDQEDGRLADSTLFIVGEPEQDIAQIDPLPRDSIKAIHSDPIGGSGEYGCCNHSRGAEVLASEVHAAGQYEEHNTEATNSTSLGNRDKELALFYEEKSKNKMKKIVPGSTTLEKLESTAENDLTLLNCEKASGAANKIIELESANEVNRSHQLGEEMILGDKIHSQKGSRIHSYERKGKGKSLSEGDANERMSKEEDDIHDSVESSNGARLSITGNKRWSLEEKLFGSKRVKKQMRESPPSTSFRQDSSFLNWISNVTKGFPKSDQGGTPFALTLPHPNHEHESNEQKNFLCMENQDSGCRMGFRSIFQSLYWPNKRAQDVKMLISQCETGEGSKKIVLANNINDVNSIPSACLAEDDNLGSQYLLPNEKFDRLRSGDEEGPSTRPLNSSTKFSAILDNCTINSAELRKICNPESHTEKDAASSSNSLGKRKTSSADNNDFDPQTRGKEIDNDHCRLGSLWITRFAAKTPGCVLNTEDCSQRKCQFIKKSTDYSRLLPCSQNHVDSFKDKKKIEIREYCSREPLSALGEELQHCVSNAEASFGSKRTKANNDGKFRYKLNPISPSFSFRSSEAIATVFGRRLDAFKHIIPSNETDNTDHPITACLFCGLRGHNLQDCPEIAESELEDLIRNIVASDRGEKATCWCVRCFQLNHWAVACPIVSSRKQHQLEYNASLFNRCNSSRMHLYTGNESTTKLLESKKIQIQVPGAHLFSTTRSHKMDMDPTSKQKMMELMNTDKVISNSKQVKCIASSCGESLKEKQITALCSCVNQQISGMPTLVFDTMKKLRVSRTDILKWMKSHTSLLPLDGFFLRLRLGNWKEGLGGTGYHVACVTVTGAQQKRLTKGSRNPISVNIGGVECLVESRNISNHDFLEDELMAWWCSALKAGGKVPSEEDLKLKLEERKKLGL; encoded by the exons ATGCTGGCATCCCAATATGTGAATCAACTCATGGTAACAATACAG GAATTGAAATCTTGTTATGCAGGAAATGGCGATAAGATGGAGCATACAGACACAGTGGTTCAAGAATCTGTTCTGCTTATCAATCAGAATGAATATTTAGGAAAAGATAATGAGGATACATGCATTCCAATCAATGTGCAAAAAGCCACTATGTCTGAGACTAGACAGAAGAACTGTACAAGATTGCAAG ATCAGGAAGATGGCAGATTAGCTGATTCTACATTATTCATAGTAGGTGAACCAGAACAAGATATTGCACAAATTGATCCACTGCCCAGAGACTCTATTAAAGCAATACACTCTGATCCCATTGGTGGAAGTGGAGAATATGGCTGTTGCAATCATTCACGAGGAGCAGAGGTTTTGGCCTCTGAAGTTCATGCTGCGGGACAGTATGAAGAACACAATACCGAAGCAACCAATTCCACATCCTTGGGAAACAGAGACAAGGAATTGGCTTTATTCTATGAagaaaaaagcaaaaataaaatgaaaaaaattgtgCCTGGTAGCACCACTCTAGAAAAATTGGAGTCAACTGCTGAAAATGATTTAACGCTTCTGAATTGTGAAAAGGCTTCTGGTGCAGCGAATAAGATAATAGAATTAGAATCAGCCAATGAAGTTAATAGGAGCCATCAGCTGGGTGAAGAGATGATTCTTGGGGACAAAATTCATTCTCAAAAAGGCAGCAGAATCCATAGTTATGAAAGGAAGGGCAAAGGAAAGTCTTTATCAGAGGGAGATGCTAATGAGAGGATGTCAAAAGAGGAGGATGACATCCATGACAGCGTTGAAAGTTCTAATGGGGCTCGGTTATCCATAACAGGAAATAAGCGATGGAGCTTGGAAGAAAAACTGTTTGGTAGTAAAAGAGTCAAAAAACAGATGAGAGAGAGTCCTCCTTCCACATCTTTTAGACAAGACAGCTCTTTTCTGAATTGGATATCAAACGTGACTAAGGGGTTTCCCAAATCTGATCAAGGGGGGACGCCTTTTGCTCTCACTCTCCCACATCCCAATCATGAGCATGAAAGCAATGAGCAGAAAAACTTCTTGTGCATGGAAAACCAAGATTCTGGGTGCAGAATGGGATTCCGTTCTATTTTTCAGTCCTTGTATTGGCCAAATAAAAGGGCTCAGGATGTAAAAATGTTGATTAGCCAATGTGAAACAGGAGAAGGGTCTAAGAAAATTGTGCTTGCTAATAACATAAATGACGTCAACAGTATTCCATCAGCCTGTCTTGCGGAAGATGATAACCTTGGCAGTCAATATCTTTTGCCAAATGAGAAGTTCGACCGATTGCGGTCTGGAGATGAAGAAGGGCCATCAACCCGGCCTCTGAATTCATCGACTAAATTTTCTGCCATTCTAGATAACTGCACCATAAACTCCGCAGAGTTGAGAAAAATATGTAACCCAGAAAGTCATACAGAGAAAGATGCAGCAAGCTCATCAAATTCTTTGGGGAAGCGTAAAACCAGCAGTGCTGATAACAATGATTTTGATCCTCAAACTAGGGGCAAAGAGATTGATAATGATCACTGTCGTCTTGGTAGCTTGTGGATAACTCGATTTGCTGCAAAAACTCCTGGGTGTGTGCTAAATACAGAGGATTGCAGCCAACGAAAATGCCAATTTATTAAAAAATCCACTGATTACTCTAGGCTTCTTCCTTGTTCTCAGAATCATGTCGATTCTTTTAAGGACAAGAAAAAAATTGAGATCAGGGAGTACTGCAGTAGAGAGCCATTGAGTGCTTTAGGTGAAGAATTGCAACATTGTGTTTCCAATGCTGAGGCTTCTTTTGGTTCCAAAAGAACCAAGGCAAATAATGATGGGAAGTTCAGGTATAAACTGAACCCTATTTCCCCTTCCTTTAGCTTTAGAAGTTCAGAGGCTATTGCTACAGTCTTTGGAAGGAGATTGGATGCTTTCAAACACATCATACCATCAAATGAAACAGATAACACAGATCATCCAATAACAGCCTGTTTATTTTGTGGCCTAAGAGGACATAATTTACAAGATTGCCCAGAGATAGCAGAAAGCGAACTGGAGGATCTGATAAGAAATATTGTTGCATCTGATCGGGGAGAAAAGGCAACTTGTTGGTGTGTTAGATGTTTTCAGCTCAATCATTGGGCTGTAGCATGTCCTATTGTTTCATCCAGAAAACAGCATCAATTGGAATACAATGCTTCTTTGTTTAATCGATGCAATTCTAGTAGAATGCATCTTTATACTGGAAATGAAAGCACTACAAAGCTGCTGGAAAGCAagaaaatccaaattcaagtaCCTGGTGCACATTTGTTTAGCACCACAAGAAGTCATAAGATGGACATGGATCCTACTTCGAAGCAGAAAATGATGGAGCTGATGAACACTGACAAGGTAATTTCAAATTCAAAGCAAGTGAAGTGCATTGCTTCTAGTTGTGGGGAAAGCTTGAAAGAGAAGCAGATTACAGCTTTGTGCAGTTGTGTCAATCAGCAGATTTCAGGCATGCCCACACTAGTCTTTGACACCATGAAGAAGCTTCGTGTGTCTCGCACAGATATCCTCAA ATGGATGAAAAGCCATACTTCACTCTTGCCTCTTGATGGTTTTTTCCTGCGCTTGCGGCTCGGGAATTGGAAAGAAGGGCTGGGGGGAACAGGCTACCACGTGGCTTGCGTAACTGTGACTG GGGCACAACAAAAGAGATTAACAAAGGGATctagaaatcctatttcagtgaACATTGGAGGGGTTGAATGCTTAGTTGAAAGTCGAAATATTTCCAACCATGATTTCCTTGAG GATGAGCTCATGGCATGGTGGTGCTCGGCCTTGAAAGCTGGGGGTAAAGTTCCATCTGAAGAAGATTTGAAACTGAAACTTGAGGAGAGAAAAAAGCTGGGCTTGTGA